Proteins encoded in a region of the Anopheles ziemanni chromosome 2, idAnoZiCoDA_A2_x.2, whole genome shotgun sequence genome:
- the LOC131282916 gene encoding polyadenylate-binding protein 2, which translates to MADDSLLNDSNLATLGSNDDEAELLIEDDYLKGSEMQIDPELEAIKARVKEMEEEAEKLKQLQSEVTKQMTLGSPTGSTPMLTAEEKAEVDNRSIYVGNVDYGATAEELEAHFHGCGTINRVTILCNKLDGHPKGFAYIEFGSKEFVETALAMNETLFRGRQIKVNPKRTNRPGMCQTNRFPRGARGRATRVSRACCYGAHRGTRRPIRGYRGRATYYAPY; encoded by the exons ATGGCTGATGATAGTCTTTTAAATGACTCCAACCTAGCAACGCTGGGAAGCAACGATGATGAAGCCGAGCTCCTGATTGAG GATGACTACTTGAAGGGATCGGAAATGCAAATTGATCCCGAGCTAGAGGCGATCAAGGCGCGGGTAAAGGAAATGGAAGAGGAGGCAGAAAAGCTGAAGCAGCTACAGTCTGAAGTGACGAAACAGATGACCCTCGGTTCACCGACCGGCTCCACGCCGATGCTGACGGCGGAGGAGAAAGCCGAAGTTGACAACAGATCGATCTATGTGGGCAATGTCGACTACGGTGCTACCGCCGAGGAACTGGAAGCACACTTCCATGGTTGCGGTACAATCAATCGGGTGACCATCCTATGCAACAAGCTTGATGGACACCCGAAAGGATTCGCGTACATCGAATTCGGCTCGAAGGAGTTCGTCGAGACTGCCCTCGCGATGAACGAAACGTTGTTCAGGGGGCGCCAAATCAAAGTAAACCCGAAGCGCACTAACCGACCAGGAATGTGCCAAACAAATCGGTTTCCCCGTGGTGCCCGCGGTCGTGCAACACGGGTATCCAGAGCCTGCTGCTACGGAGCACATCGTGGAACAAGAAGACCAAT cCGAGGATATCGAGGCCGTGCCACGTATTATGCACCCTATTAG
- the LOC131282918 gene encoding small ribosomal subunit protein uS17m has protein sequence MASRAAMLLGQVVPCVKQNASKIRIRRMELDTNLNMYFKKDEFYFAYDPDKKCKTGDVVLIKELPQKLTRLITHTIDEIVYPLGDITDPITGKKVVVGKYRDDIEEANRLFGKSQDAFDYSRAPARGRLEGTRDFTHGETYIKYHEDGKEQPFAV, from the exons ATGGCGAGTCGTGCGGCAATGCTTTTGGGCCAAGTCGTCCCTTGTGTGAAACAGAATGCATCGAAAATTCGTATCCGGAGAATGGAGCTGGACACGAATCTGAATATG TACTTCAAAAAGGATGAGTTCTACTTTGCCTACGATCCGgacaaaaaatgtaaaacgggCGACGTTGTGCTGATAAAGGAACTACCACAAAAACTTACTCGCCTCATCACGCACACGATAGATGAAATTGTTTACCCTCTTGGTGATATTACCGATCCCATCACCGGGAAGAAAGTTGTCGTGGGCAAATATCGTGACGATATTGAAGAAGCTAATCGTCTGTTTGGAAAGTCCCAGGATGCATTCGACTATTCCCGCGCTCCGGCCCGCGGACGATTGGAGGGTACCAGAGATTTCACGCACGGTGAAACGTACATCAAGTACCATGAGGATGGTAAAGAGCAACCGTTTGCGGTGTAA
- the LOC131282909 gene encoding RNA polymerase II subunit A C-terminal domain phosphatase: protein MAEPNQNIICAPDDCAIKISKWKVREGYPVTSGNIILFYEVLDGGDKEVKRLKATKSGVVKKRLAREGATVAKGKPVLELGQCSHTTVIKDMCADCGADLRQDEPGSCSKASVPMIHSVPELKVTETLAKKLGQADTERLLSDRKLVLLVDLDQTLIHTTNDNVPNNLKDVYHFQLYGTKSPWYHTRLRPGALDFLAKMHPYYELHICTFGARNYAHTIAQFLDKDGNFFSHRILSRDECFNATSKTDNLKALFPCGDSMVCIIDDREDVWNMASNLIQVKPYHFFRHTGDINAPPGMSKNELDGKGVDFKELMNQSMKEKKLKDAPTREDSRPPTPKIQTDDGKHKEEKSATDEKSSDEEKATEPTEESEGAGEKSKEIPTAATSDETNAGKEVSKNEEPTNDESVSNENKESVKKNAESNALDGNSDGLAADTSKLENIAETPSNIDAENDNGANKDAKENVEELEVQPAETETEKKKENSTTVQRKTKSNDRQEKKELIEIEDPDDYLLYLEHILLKIHETFYNEYDRSKAISDLKQLIPRVKAKVLVGTRLCFSGLIPNNVKLEQSKAYQIARGLGAVVTQNLEPTTTHLVAVTIGTSKVNNARKNAKINIVTPEWLWTCAERWEHVEERLYPLKTSNPAKMRQPPPHCHSPEHVVNYGGGTTKSREEPKFMDTVNPLLSFSNDDLDAMNNDFDDFFESDDSSSEDEPVDIENPPMEKAMRKRKRAEEIETNRGRHNIFRKRTEEEEQAENARILKFNNAEQDEASQTNASSDDEDESPSAKFRRGEDLPSDLDMGSNSEGSDEPIDDVEDGVWNMMGAAIERDFLGLDD from the exons ATGGCcgaaccaaatcaaaacatcaTTTGCGCTCCGGACGATTGTGCGATAAAAATTAGCAAATGGAAAGTACGCGAGGGTTATCCGGTCACCAGTGgcaatattattttgttttacgaagTGCTGGATGGAGGTGACAAGGAAGTAAAGCGCCTGAAAGCCACAAAAAGTGGCGTCGTAAAGAAGCGCCTAGCTCGTGAAGGTGCAACGGTGGCGAAAGG AAAGCCGGTTCTCGAGCTCGGACAATGTAGCCACACGACAGTGATCAAGGACATGTGTGCCGATTGTGGGGCCGATTTGCGCCAGGATGAACCAGGCAGCTGCTCGAAGGCATCCGTTCCGATGATCCATTCGGTGCCAGAGCTGAAAGTAACGGAAACTCTTGCGAAAAAACTCGGCCAGGCAGATACCGAGAGACTGCTGAGTGACAGGAAGTTAGTGTTGCTAGTGGATTTGGATCAAACGCTTATCCATACTACTAACGACAATGTACCCAACAACTTGAAG gatGTTTATCATTTCCAACTGTATGGCACCAAATCGCCCTGGTATCACACGAGACTTCGTCCAGGAGCGTTAGATTTCCTAGCCAAGATGCATCCATACTACGAGCTGCACATCTGTACGTTCGGTGCACGCAACTACGCCCACACGATCGCCCAATTCCTTGACAAGGATGGCAATTTCTTTTCACACCGCATATTGTCACGCGACGAATGTTTCAATGCAACCAGCAAAACGGACAACCTGAAGGCACTTTTTCCGTGCGGTGATTCGATGGTTTGTATCATCGACGACCGTGAAGACGTGTGGAATATGGCGTCGAATTTGATTCAGGTCAAACCGTATCACTTCTTCCGACACACCGGCGACATTAATGCGCCGCCGGGAATGTCCAAGAACGAACTGGACGGTAAGGGGGTGGATTTTAAGGAGCTCATGAATCAATCGATGAAGGAGAAGAAATTGAAAGATGCACCCACCCGTGAAGACAGTCGGCCGCCGACTCCAAAAATTCAAACCGATGACGGTAAGCataaggaggaaaaaagtgcCACGGATGAAAAGTCGTCAGACGAGGAGAAGGCAACGGAACCAACAGAAGAATCGGAAGGGGCAGGGGAAAAATCAAAGGAAATACCAACTGCAGCGACGTCGGATGAAACCAATGCGGGAAAAGAGGTCTCAAAAAACGAGGAACCAACGAATGATGAATCTGTCAGCAACGAGAATAAGGAAAGTGTCAAAAAAAATGCAGAGAGCAATGCTTTAGATGGAAATTCCGATGGACTTGCTGCGGATACAAGTAAGCTCGAGAATATAGCGGAAACTCCCAGCAACATAGATGcagaaaatgataacggagcgAATAaggatgcaaaagaaaatgtggAAGAACTTGAAGTACAACCTGCTGAGACTGAgaccgagaaaaaaaaggaaaactccacTACAGTCcaaagaaagacaaaaagcAATGATAggcaagagaaaaaagaactcaTTGAAATCGAAGACCCTGATGACTATCTACTGTACCTCGAGCACATTCTGCTAAAGATTCACGAAACATTCTACAACGAGTATGACCGATCGAAAGCAATATCTGACCTCAAGCAACTCATTCCAAGGGTTAAGGCGAAGGTCTTGGTTGGCACGCGGCTCTGTTTTTCCGGGCTGATACCGAACAACGTGAAACTGGAGCAGAGCAAGGCGTACCAGATAGCGCGGGGGCTGGGCGCGGTTGTTACGCAAAACCTAGAACCAACGACCACGCACCTTGTGGCGGTTACGATCGGCACCTCTAAGGTGAACAATGCGCGAAAAAATGCTAAGATTAACATTGTCACACCCGAATGGTTGTGGACGTGTGCAGAACGTTGGGAACACGTGGAGGAGCGGTTGTACCCACTAAAAACGTCGAATCCCGCAAAAATGCGACAACCTCCGCCTCACTGTCATAGTCCAG AGCACGTGGTTAATTACGGTGGCGGTACTACAAAGTCACGCGAGGAACCGAAGTTCATGGATACTGTAAATCCCCTGCTCAGCTTTTCCAACGACGATCTCGATGCGATGAACAACGATTTTGACGATTTCTTCGAATCGGACGACAGCTCGAGCGAAGACGAGCCGGTTGACATTGAAAATCCACCGATGGAGAAAGCGATGCGTAAGCGAAAGCGTGCCGAAGAGATAGAAACCAATCGTGGCAGGCACAACATCTTTCGCAAGCGCACTGAGGAAGAAGAGCAAGCCGAAAACGCGCGCATTCTGAAGTTCAACAACGCCGAGCAGGATGAGGCGAGCCAGACGAATGCATCGtcggacgacgaggacgaaagTCCAAGCGCCAAGTTTCGCCGCGGAGAAGACTTACCTTCCGATTTGGACATGGGCTCGAACAGTGAAGGAAGCGACGAGCCAATTGATGATGTTGAGGATGGCGTTTGGAATATGATGGGTGCGGCTATTGAGAGGGATTTTCTTGGACTAGACGATTAG